The following proteins come from a genomic window of Rhodohalobacter sp. 614A:
- a CDS encoding glycosyltransferase, with translation MKEKVAKEVKSGNRIAILSTCSDPWGGSEELWARSIPHLQEKGFEITLLKKKIHFEHPKIQDLKKMNVHFIELDSAPQGSWLGMVKKGWNQLRYPKRDIASVRFGHFIQKHKPALSIIAQGNNFDGLHFAKVCSETQTPYIIICQKAIDYLWPRAEDRQWMQKTFVHAKRCIFVSPQNQVLTEEQFGFRFSNAQTIGNPLKIKPEVLPYPSTDTGFHLACVGRLFVAEKGQDILLRILTKKKWQERNLKITFIGDGKDSAGLKALADLLNVKSVVFSGFKNDIKAVWKEHHALILPSRNEGLPLVIIEAMAAGRMVISTNVGGNINLIEEGKTGFIGDATVESLDSALERAWDSRTRWKQMGIEAYECIKIYIPEFPELEFAEAVSSICNE, from the coding sequence TTGAAGGAGAAAGTGGCCAAGGAAGTTAAATCTGGCAATCGCATAGCGATTCTATCCACCTGTAGTGACCCCTGGGGAGGAAGTGAAGAGTTATGGGCCCGTAGCATTCCACATCTGCAAGAAAAGGGTTTTGAGATTACTCTTTTAAAAAAGAAAATTCATTTTGAGCATCCCAAAATTCAAGATCTCAAAAAGATGAATGTTCATTTTATAGAATTGGATTCAGCACCTCAAGGTAGCTGGCTTGGTATGGTTAAAAAAGGATGGAATCAGCTACGGTATCCCAAAAGGGATATAGCTTCTGTTCGATTCGGACATTTCATTCAAAAACATAAACCTGCATTATCAATCATCGCCCAAGGCAACAATTTCGATGGACTTCATTTTGCCAAAGTATGCTCTGAGACCCAAACACCTTATATTATCATCTGCCAAAAAGCCATTGATTATTTATGGCCTCGTGCCGAAGACAGGCAATGGATGCAGAAAACCTTTGTGCATGCAAAACGGTGTATTTTTGTCTCCCCTCAAAATCAAGTATTAACTGAAGAACAATTTGGTTTTCGCTTTTCAAATGCACAAACCATAGGAAATCCCCTTAAAATTAAACCCGAAGTATTGCCTTATCCGTCTACAGATACCGGATTTCATCTTGCATGTGTGGGTAGATTGTTTGTTGCAGAAAAGGGACAGGATATTTTGTTGAGAATTTTAACAAAAAAAAAGTGGCAAGAACGCAATCTAAAAATTACTTTTATTGGCGATGGCAAAGATAGTGCTGGCCTGAAGGCTTTGGCTGATTTGTTAAATGTAAAAAGCGTAGTTTTTTCGGGTTTTAAAAATGATATTAAGGCGGTTTGGAAAGAGCATCATGCTCTTATTCTTCCATCAAGAAATGAAGGACTCCCATTAGTTATAATTGAAGCAATGGCAGCAGGCAGAATGGTTATTTCTACCAATGTTGGTGGAAATATAAATCTTATTGAAGAAGGTAAAACAGGTTTTATCGGAGACGCAACAGTAGAAAGTCTTGACTCAGCTCTGGAAAGAGCCTGGGATAGTCGTACTCGCTGGAAACAGATGGGAATTGAAGCATATGAATGTATCAAAATATACATTCCTGAATTTCCAGAACTTGAATTTGCGGAAGCAGTATCCTCCATTTGTAATGAGTAG
- a CDS encoding glycosyltransferase family 2 protein produces the protein MSRAYPLVSIIIPTFNRAQCLGRAIESVIKQTYPSTEIIVVDDGSYDETPHVVSKYNNIIYIRKPNGGQASARNAGLQHAKGKYVASLDSDDQWEKNFLTECISMLEQENLSFVFANWNQQYGDAKFRNYFSSCTLLEPFLPKSETEESWIFLDRKKIRKIYTDGCPSPSSSLVLRASLLEDGWNEEMSIGDDWCMLLDIILRKNVTAAFTTQLLWNKFINYNNIVDGRDPLEVYKLLWVDDVHRLIKRHKKNLSPEELANLEKKYIKSLLMSAKMNFFKNSKYKNSIKFFKQALEEYPLCTTQIFYEQLYKYTTRLVSPSLNKK, from the coding sequence ATGAGTAGAGCTTATCCTTTAGTATCTATTATCATTCCAACCTTTAACCGTGCACAGTGCCTGGGGAGAGCTATAGAAAGTGTCATCAAACAAACCTATCCGAGTACTGAAATTATTGTTGTAGATGACGGATCGTATGACGAGACGCCTCATGTTGTATCTAAATACAATAACATAATTTATATCAGGAAACCAAATGGAGGGCAAGCCTCAGCAAGAAATGCAGGATTGCAACATGCAAAAGGAAAGTATGTCGCTTCACTTGATTCTGATGATCAATGGGAGAAGAATTTTCTGACCGAGTGCATTTCGATGCTTGAACAAGAAAATCTGTCTTTTGTATTTGCAAATTGGAATCAGCAGTATGGAGACGCGAAATTTCGAAATTATTTTTCATCCTGTACATTACTTGAACCCTTTTTACCTAAATCTGAAACCGAAGAATCCTGGATTTTTTTAGATCGAAAAAAGATCCGTAAGATTTATACGGATGGTTGCCCATCTCCTTCATCTTCTCTTGTTTTACGGGCATCACTGCTTGAGGACGGTTGGAATGAAGAAATGAGTATTGGTGATGATTGGTGTATGCTGCTGGATATTATTCTCCGCAAAAATGTAACCGCTGCTTTCACTACTCAACTTCTGTGGAATAAATTCATTAATTACAACAATATTGTTGACGGCAGAGACCCTCTGGAAGTATATAAACTGCTCTGGGTGGATGATGTTCATCGCCTCATTAAACGCCATAAAAAAAACTTATCGCCTGAAGAGTTAGCAAATCTTGAAAAAAAATACATCAAAAGCCTTTTGATGAGCGCAAAAATGAATTTTTTCAAGAATTCTAAGTACAAAAATAGCATCAAATTTTTCAAACAAGCTTTAGAAGAGTATCCTCTTTGTACTACCCAAATCTTTTACGAGCAACTCTATAAATATACTACCCGTTTGGTATCCCCTTCCCTAAACAAAAAATAG
- a CDS encoding UbiA family prenyltransferase, producing the protein MKLYKFFRANDWWEPKLTPLLTAVYATVTIIGVDLFTILPHLLFLIGIFLVVAIYVSVINDYADLEEDKIAGKRNRLTAISHPNRLVLIIVSLILSFFLIYVSGIGTLSSLFALGAIVCFSLYSLPPFRLKNRSVFGVIADASGSHLFPTLFFVSSVYSLANLQINITLLSIFGIWSFAYGLRGILWHQFQDKHNDVSVGLKTFAVNAVASQTTSLGSVIIIIELSALAVILFLVKSLLPIIALAGYFILLVIYHRLDNEITLFVSHSDNWYILMTDYYQVFLPVSLIILASFTNPECLLLLIFHALFFPNRLKHIAVSLFKISADSKELSAE; encoded by the coding sequence GTGAAATTATATAAATTCTTCAGGGCTAATGACTGGTGGGAACCGAAACTCACTCCGCTGCTAACAGCGGTATATGCCACAGTCACTATTATAGGAGTTGATCTTTTTACAATATTGCCACATTTACTCTTTTTGATTGGAATTTTCTTAGTGGTGGCAATCTACGTAAGTGTAATCAATGATTATGCCGATTTGGAAGAGGATAAAATAGCTGGCAAAAGAAACAGGCTGACTGCTATTTCGCACCCCAACCGACTGGTACTGATCATAGTTTCACTTATCCTCAGTTTTTTCCTTATTTACGTTTCTGGCATTGGCACTCTATCTTCTCTTTTTGCCTTAGGAGCTATAGTATGTTTTAGCCTCTATTCACTCCCGCCATTCCGGTTAAAAAACAGATCTGTTTTTGGAGTCATTGCAGATGCGAGTGGTTCTCATTTATTTCCAACCTTATTCTTTGTTTCATCCGTTTACTCTTTAGCTAATTTACAAATAAATATAACCTTACTTTCAATATTTGGAATTTGGTCATTTGCATATGGTTTGCGGGGAATTTTATGGCACCAATTCCAGGATAAACATAACGATGTATCGGTAGGTTTAAAGACGTTTGCTGTAAATGCCGTGGCTTCTCAAACCACATCTTTGGGATCAGTCATCATTATTATTGAACTTTCGGCACTGGCTGTTATTCTTTTTTTAGTAAAAAGCCTTCTGCCAATTATAGCTTTGGCCGGGTACTTCATTCTTCTTGTTATCTACCATAGATTAGATAATGAGATAACCTTATTCGTATCCCACTCCGACAACTGGTATATACTCATGACGGACTATTACCAGGTTTTTTTACCGGTTTCCCTTATTATTTTGGCCTCCTTCACAAATCCGGAGTGTCTGCTACTATTAATTTTCCATGCCTTATTCTTTCCCAACAGATTGAAGCACATTGCGGTTAGTTTGTTTAAAATTAGTGCGGATAGTAAGGAGCTCTCTGCTGAGTAG